ATCTACAAGGTGCTCGACGAGTGTCTGGGTATTGTGGAGAAAGAGTCGAAGTAAAAAAGGAGGTCACTTATGAGTTATATCGAGCAAAACCTCTCGGCTGGCGAACGGGTTATCCATCGCACCAAAATACATTGGGTAATATTTATATTGCCTTCCATCATCGCTGCCTTAGGTATGCTAAGTTTTACCGCAGGACGTGACGGTATAGGCGGTGGTATCTTTTTCCTGCTCATCTCTATTATACTTGGGGGCTTAAGATTCATAAATTATCAATACTCGGAGTTTGGTATAACAGATAAGAGAGTATTGATAAAAGTGGGTCTTATCCGCAGACAATCCCTTGAAACACTTCTCACAAAAATAGAAAGTATCCAAGTAAATCAGGGAATACTCGGGAGGGTTTTAAACTACGGAACCTTGATAATTAGGGGAACCGGAGGAACAGCGGGTAAGTACAATAATATATCAAATCCTTTCGAGTTCCGAAAAAAAGTTCAGGAACAAATCGACCTACGGCATAAACAATAGGTGGAATAAAGGGAAAAGAACGACATTGTATCGGGTTGGAAATACCCTCAACCGCTGAAACATA
This genomic interval from Elusimicrobia bacterium HGW-Elusimicrobia-1 contains the following:
- a CDS encoding MFS transporter permease, which produces MSYIEQNLSAGERVIHRTKIHWVIFILPSIIAALGMLSFTAGRDGIGGGIFFLLISIILGGLRFINYQYSEFGITDKRVLIKVGLIRRQSLETLLTKIESIQVNQGILGRVLNYGTLIIRGTGGTAGKYNNISNPFEFRKKVQEQIDLRHKQ